In Acinetobacter sp. TGL-Y2, a genomic segment contains:
- a CDS encoding nitroreductase family protein has product MSFLDQIKKRRTIYAIGKNVTLDNAKIEDIIKETVKHSPSSFNSQTSRVVTLFGQSHEDFWNMVLETLRKLVPADAFEGTSGKINSFKAGHATVLFYEDQDVVKGLQEQFALYADNFPVWSEHSSAIAQFAVWTALAEHNIGASLQHYNPIVDAEVAAKFDIPAHWKLRAQLVLGSIEAPAGDKTFMDDALRFKTFN; this is encoded by the coding sequence ATGTCATTTTTAGATCAAATCAAAAAACGCCGTACAATTTATGCAATTGGTAAAAACGTAACCTTAGACAATGCAAAAATTGAAGACATTATTAAAGAAACGGTTAAACACAGTCCATCTTCTTTTAACTCGCAAACCTCTCGCGTAGTGACTTTATTTGGTCAGTCACATGAAGATTTTTGGAATATGGTTTTAGAAACATTACGTAAACTTGTACCTGCTGATGCATTTGAAGGCACTAGCGGTAAAATTAATAGCTTTAAAGCAGGTCATGCGACTGTATTGTTCTATGAAGATCAAGACGTGGTTAAAGGACTACAAGAACAGTTTGCTCTGTATGCAGACAACTTCCCAGTGTGGTCAGAGCATTCTTCAGCCATTGCACAGTTTGCGGTTTGGACAGCATTGGCAGAACACAATATTGGTGCATCACTCCAGCATTACAACCCAATTGTAGATGCTGAAGTCGCTGCAAAATTTGATATTCCTGCACACTGGAAGCTTCGTGCACAGTTGGTATTAGGTTCGATTGAAGCGCCAGCCGGTGACAAAACCTTTATGGATGATGCATTACGTTTTAAAACATTTAACTAA
- a CDS encoding DUF2057 family protein codes for MNSAKKSANNLVKNTAENVFKFSGLALISLLSQNLYAASTIAAPEEIVIVGINDQAVKSGFLKKSKDYKVNPGPLSLSLRYQAYFEDNLNRHDIVKSDILRLDIPQIQDNQRYVLKLVNPPQDHDDAKKYAEQPKIALFDQNNQQVVQESRISNQPKNSILGGLFNDSVDLTQVQSTPTNYSSKETRQNQNSKASTSYQTSPIPHTDTLSVDQNMIQLWQKASKAERQKFMTWLAEQ; via the coding sequence ATGAACTCAGCAAAAAAATCAGCAAATAATCTAGTAAAAAATACAGCAGAAAATGTATTTAAATTCAGTGGCTTAGCCTTAATTTCTTTGCTGAGCCAAAATTTATATGCAGCAAGTACGATTGCAGCGCCTGAAGAAATTGTGATTGTGGGAATTAATGATCAAGCCGTTAAATCTGGTTTCCTAAAAAAATCAAAAGACTATAAAGTCAATCCAGGTCCATTAAGCTTGAGTCTTCGCTACCAAGCTTATTTTGAAGATAATCTCAATCGACATGATATTGTGAAATCCGATATTCTGCGTTTAGATATTCCTCAAATTCAAGACAATCAACGCTATGTATTGAAATTGGTCAATCCACCACAAGATCACGATGATGCGAAAAAATATGCTGAACAACCAAAGATTGCATTATTCGATCAGAATAATCAGCAAGTAGTTCAAGAGTCGAGAATATCAAACCAACCAAAGAATTCTATACTTGGTGGTTTATTTAATGATTCTGTAGATTTAACCCAAGTTCAATCTACACCTACGAATTATTCATCTAAAGAAACTCGTCAAAATCAAAACTCTAAGGCTTCAACAAGCTACCAAACATCTCCGATCCCACATACTGATACGTTATCTGTAGATCAAAACATGATCCAATTGTGGCAGAAAGCATCTAAAGCTGAGAGACAGAAATTCATGACATGGTTAGCTGAGCAATAA
- a CDS encoding GNAT family N-acetyltransferase, giving the protein MLKPKFRLAEQYDIAELVNMINSAYRDPHQNSWTNESELVHGDRIDHAQLESLIQQHNQKSFHSRLLVAEICHQMKDEIIGCIAIELQHQDVEIGTFCIAPEWQNWGYGVQLLHAAETYAAKMKPDIKRWVMWVLDARTELIEFYIRHGYVHTGVIQDYPLNLGVGTPLIELKLLELIKIA; this is encoded by the coding sequence ATGTTAAAGCCTAAGTTTAGATTGGCAGAACAGTATGATATTGCTGAATTAGTCAACATGATTAATTCAGCGTATCGGGACCCGCATCAAAATAGTTGGACGAATGAATCAGAACTCGTCCATGGTGATCGAATTGATCATGCGCAACTAGAATCGCTTATTCAACAGCATAACCAAAAATCATTTCATTCTAGGCTTTTGGTCGCCGAGATTTGTCATCAAATGAAGGATGAAATCATCGGCTGTATTGCGATTGAGTTACAACACCAAGATGTGGAAATCGGGACTTTCTGTATTGCGCCAGAATGGCAAAATTGGGGCTATGGCGTACAGCTCTTACATGCCGCTGAAACTTATGCAGCGAAGATGAAACCTGATATTAAACGGTGGGTGATGTGGGTGTTGGATGCTCGTACTGAATTAATCGAATTTTATATCCGTCATGGCTATGTTCACACAGGAGTGATTCAAGACTATCCTTTAAATTTGGGGGTAGGCACACCATTGATCGAGCTAAAGCTTTTGGAATTGATTAAAATAGCCTAA
- a CDS encoding cyd operon YbgE family protein, with protein MTELAMPIQDKKPNTIAMVISFLMALPLAAVLLIHPSMMLDADGHYSHRVMMLIMMGISGGFIHGVGFIPRLWLWKWLFSPFIAWPLMLLGYFTWFVK; from the coding sequence ATGACTGAACTGGCAATGCCCATCCAAGATAAAAAGCCCAATACGATTGCAATGGTTATTTCATTTTTAATGGCATTGCCACTTGCAGCGGTACTGTTGATTCATCCCAGCATGATGTTAGATGCAGATGGCCATTACAGCCACCGTGTGATGATGCTGATCATGATGGGTATCTCTGGCGGCTTTATTCATGGCGTAGGCTTTATTCCGCGTCTATGGCTTTGGAAATGGTTATTTAGCCCCTTTATTGCCTGGCCTTTGATGCTACTGGGTTATTTCACTTGGTTTGTGAAATAG
- the cydX gene encoding cytochrome bd-I oxidase subunit CydX yields the protein MWYFAWILGVLMACFASILAAIYMEQHQDLDEE from the coding sequence ATGTGGTATTTCGCATGGATTTTAGGCGTATTGATGGCGTGCTTTGCCAGTATCTTGGCTGCAATTTATATGGAACAGCATCAAGATTTGGATGAGGAATAA
- the cydB gene encoding cytochrome d ubiquinol oxidase subunit II — protein MIEYELLKIIWWVLVGVLLIGFALTDGFDMGAMAIMPFVGKNDDERRAAINTIAPHWDGNQVWFITAGGALFAAWPMVYATAFSGMYWALLLVLFALFLRPVGFDYRSKLENTQWRSSWDWGLAIGGAVPALVFGVAFGNMFLGFPFDLDDTVRSSYTGGFFALLNPFALVCGVVSLSMLCAHGGAWLMLRTDGDLRARSAKATHIMGIIFLVCFLSAGAWLYFGSIQGYSLVMPFDTNGAANPLAKEVLTNANPGWMNNYSTYPITMIAPVMATLGGLVIILGASKAKAGITFTGSSLAVTGAILTAGFALFPFLMPSSLNPNVSLTMWDAVSSKMTLSVMTVAACIFVPLILCYTTWCYYKMWGVITSKHIRDNTHSLY, from the coding sequence ATGATTGAATATGAATTACTCAAAATTATTTGGTGGGTCCTGGTCGGCGTGCTTTTGATTGGCTTTGCCCTCACTGATGGTTTCGACATGGGTGCTATGGCGATCATGCCTTTTGTGGGTAAAAATGATGACGAACGCCGTGCAGCCATCAACACGATTGCTCCGCATTGGGATGGTAACCAAGTCTGGTTTATTACCGCAGGCGGCGCACTGTTCGCTGCATGGCCAATGGTTTATGCAACGGCATTTTCAGGCATGTATTGGGCACTGCTTTTAGTCCTGTTTGCTTTATTTTTAAGACCTGTCGGGTTTGATTACCGCTCAAAACTTGAAAATACCCAATGGCGTAGTTCTTGGGATTGGGGTTTAGCTATTGGTGGTGCTGTGCCTGCACTTGTTTTTGGTGTGGCATTTGGAAATATGTTTTTGGGCTTTCCGTTTGACCTCGATGACACTGTGCGTTCAAGCTATACAGGCGGTTTCTTTGCATTACTCAACCCATTTGCATTGGTCTGTGGTGTGGTGAGCTTATCAATGCTGTGTGCACACGGCGGCGCATGGTTGATGCTTCGTACAGACGGGGACTTACGCGCTCGTTCTGCCAAAGCCACACATATCATGGGCATCATATTTTTAGTCTGTTTCTTGAGCGCTGGGGCATGGTTGTATTTTGGTAGCATTCAAGGCTATTCATTGGTCATGCCATTTGACACTAACGGTGCAGCTAATCCACTTGCAAAAGAAGTCCTCACCAATGCCAATCCAGGGTGGATGAATAACTACAGTACTTACCCAATTACGATGATTGCCCCAGTTATGGCCACTTTGGGCGGATTGGTCATTATTTTGGGTGCAAGCAAAGCTAAAGCCGGTATCACCTTCACAGGCTCTTCTTTGGCGGTCACAGGTGCAATTTTGACTGCTGGCTTTGCCCTCTTTCCATTTCTCATGCCATCAAGTTTAAACCCAAATGTCAGCTTGACCATGTGGGATGCGGTGTCGAGCAAAATGACATTAAGCGTCATGACTGTTGCGGCGTGTATCTTTGTTCCCTTAATTTTGTGCTACACCACGTGGTGCTATTACAAAATGTGGGGCGTGATCACCAGCAAGCATATTCGAGACAACACCCACAGTCTGTATTAA
- a CDS encoding cytochrome ubiquinol oxidase subunit I has product MISESVVDLSRFQFAMTAMYHFIFVPLTIGLAFILAIMETTYVITGKEIYRDMTKFWGKLFGINFALGVTTGLTMEFQFGTNWAYYSHYVGDIFGAPLAIEGLMAFFLESTFIGLFFFGWDRLSKIQHLCVTWLVALGSNMSALWILVANGWMQNPVGAAFNYETMRMELVDFGALIFNPVAQVKFVHTVSAGYVTGAIFVLAISSFYLLKKRDLPFARRSFAIAAIFGLASTLSVILLGDESGYELGDVQKTKLAAIEAEWDTHPAPAAFTVFGIPNSETMTTDYAVKIPYAMGLIATRSTTEQVTGIKDLITQHEQRIRNGMVAYAQLEQLRAGDTSPELKAAFEQTQKDLGYGLLLKKYTDKVVDASESQIKSAALDTIPHVPSLFWAFRAMVASGFLMLLLFIIATYAVAKRNAEAKPWLLKFALFALPLPWIAAQTGWYVAEVGRQPWTIGEVLPTHLSASSISSADVWGSILALAAFYTVLLIIEMYLMIKFTRLGPSSLHTGKYHFEKLAAQNASTLAHADQIKSEENQP; this is encoded by the coding sequence ATGATTTCTGAAAGCGTGGTCGATCTTTCGCGGTTCCAATTTGCAATGACCGCGATGTATCACTTTATATTTGTACCACTCACCATAGGTCTTGCTTTTATTCTTGCCATTATGGAAACCACGTATGTGATTACCGGCAAAGAAATATATCGAGACATGACCAAATTTTGGGGCAAGTTATTTGGTATTAATTTCGCCTTGGGGGTGACCACGGGTCTGACTATGGAATTTCAGTTTGGCACCAACTGGGCCTATTACTCACACTATGTGGGCGATATCTTTGGTGCACCCCTTGCCATTGAAGGCTTAATGGCATTTTTCTTGGAATCAACTTTTATTGGTTTATTCTTTTTTGGCTGGGATCGCCTGTCGAAAATACAACATTTATGCGTTACATGGCTGGTGGCTTTGGGTTCAAACATGTCTGCGCTGTGGATTTTGGTCGCCAATGGTTGGATGCAAAACCCAGTCGGTGCGGCTTTTAACTACGAAACCATGCGTATGGAGTTAGTTGATTTTGGCGCACTGATTTTCAACCCTGTGGCGCAAGTGAAATTTGTACATACTGTTTCAGCAGGTTATGTGACGGGCGCAATTTTCGTGTTGGCCATTTCAAGTTTTTATTTGCTTAAAAAACGTGATTTACCTTTTGCACGCCGCTCATTTGCCATTGCGGCAATTTTTGGATTAGCGTCAACGCTTTCTGTAATTTTACTGGGTGATGAATCTGGTTATGAGTTGGGCGATGTACAAAAAACCAAACTTGCTGCAATTGAAGCTGAATGGGATACCCATCCTGCTCCAGCTGCATTTACTGTCTTTGGTATTCCAAACAGCGAGACTATGACCACGGATTATGCGGTGAAAATCCCCTATGCCATGGGCCTGATTGCGACACGCTCCACCACTGAACAAGTGACGGGAATTAAAGATCTCATCACACAGCATGAACAGCGCATTCGTAACGGCATGGTGGCCTATGCACAGCTTGAACAGCTTCGTGCAGGCGACACCTCACCTGAGCTTAAAGCGGCTTTTGAGCAAACGCAAAAAGATTTAGGCTATGGCTTGTTGCTGAAAAAATATACAGACAAAGTTGTCGATGCCAGTGAATCACAAATCAAATCTGCTGCCCTAGACACCATTCCGCATGTGCCAAGTTTGTTCTGGGCATTTCGTGCCATGGTGGCATCGGGCTTCCTCATGTTATTGTTATTCATCATTGCAACCTACGCCGTGGCTAAACGTAATGCTGAAGCTAAACCTTGGTTGCTTAAATTTGCATTGTTTGCCCTTCCTCTACCTTGGATTGCAGCACAGACCGGTTGGTATGTGGCTGAAGTGGGTCGTCAGCCGTGGACCATTGGTGAAGTATTACCGACACACTTGTCAGCCTCAAGCATTAGCTCGGCAGATGTATGGGGTTCTATCCTTGCACTGGCTGCGTTTTATACCGTGCTGCTGATTATTGAAATGTATTTGATGATTAAATTCACACGCCTTGGACCAAGTTCACTGCATACAGGCAAATATCATTTTGAAAAATTAGCTGCGCAAAATGCATCAACGCTTGCTCATGCAGATCAAATCAAATCTGAGGAGAATCAGCCATGA
- the cydP gene encoding cytochrome oxidase putative small subunit CydP codes for MIFKPKDSNKNLVREIIFILIIKVIILMTIKNIWFDAPTIPKNFDNQVAERIAGSPSPIKETR; via the coding sequence ATGATCTTTAAACCCAAAGATTCAAATAAAAATCTTGTGAGAGAAATTATATTCATTCTCATTATTAAGGTGATTATTCTCATGACGATTAAAAATATTTGGTTTGATGCACCGACTATTCCTAAAAATTTTGACAATCAAGTTGCTGAGCGTATCGCTGGCAGTCCATCCCCAATCAAGGAGACACGTTGA
- a CDS encoding OB-fold-containig protein gives MLAFLFEYDLMPFHLCVLTLIMLSMAETFGHYIGLRPSTFIKKIAPSSLTDSPLLQVKFSKVLILVFLLLNFSFAGYFLQLISFASQQQFLAWYYVILPALVIAIFFTVFMIHCLDQVIKPQFKSTRSNLLGRLATISSGNARPGFSAQARVRDEFGQLHYVQVEPEFGELEFQSQILLIRFKKSHYIAKKIAHTNQLFNADHF, from the coding sequence ATGCTCGCATTTTTATTTGAATACGATTTGATGCCTTTTCATTTGTGTGTTTTGACACTGATCATGCTGAGTATGGCCGAAACCTTTGGCCACTATATCGGACTGAGACCCAGCACTTTTATTAAAAAAATTGCCCCCAGCTCTTTGACCGACTCGCCCTTATTACAAGTGAAATTCTCCAAAGTACTGATTTTGGTTTTTTTACTGCTGAATTTCAGTTTTGCGGGTTATTTCCTACAACTGATTAGCTTTGCTTCTCAACAACAATTTCTAGCTTGGTATTACGTCATATTACCGGCATTGGTCATTGCGATTTTCTTTACCGTATTTATGATTCACTGCTTAGACCAAGTGATTAAACCTCAGTTCAAATCCACACGTTCAAATTTGCTCGGGCGTCTAGCCACCATTTCCAGTGGTAATGCCCGTCCTGGTTTTTCAGCTCAAGCGCGAGTGCGTGATGAGTTTGGTCAACTGCATTATGTACAAGTCGAACCTGAATTTGGTGAACTGGAATTTCAGTCACAAATTTTGCTGATTCGTTTTAAAAAATCGCATTACATCGCGAAGAAAATTGCGCATACCAATCAATTGTTCAATGCTGATCATTTCTAA
- a CDS encoding Rieske (2Fe-2S) protein, producing the protein MMEDIPEREARAFEDIEGETIFITQREGCFYAYQNLCPHLQTELEFLENKFLDSDQEFIECSTHGALFEVETGLCVSGPCQGESLNKVEIKVHSDGGIYLNNSL; encoded by the coding sequence ATGATGGAAGATATTCCAGAACGTGAAGCTCGCGCATTCGAAGATATTGAAGGTGAAACCATTTTCATCACCCAACGTGAGGGTTGTTTCTACGCTTATCAAAACCTCTGCCCGCATTTGCAAACAGAACTTGAGTTTCTAGAAAACAAATTTTTAGATAGTGATCAAGAGTTTATTGAATGTTCAACCCATGGTGCGCTGTTTGAAGTTGAAACAGGACTGTGTGTCTCTGGCCCATGCCAAGGTGAATCACTCAATAAAGTCGAGATTAAAGTTCATTCTGATGGTGGAATTTACTTAAACAATTCACTTTAG
- a CDS encoding adenosine kinase, which yields MTTVDLFAIGNALIDQEFKVSDTFLAEQNLQKGTMQLTDGETQAQLFQNLKNSQTYKGQASGGSAANSTVAFSALGGSAFYACRVGHDELGSIYLKGLNDAGIHTSTQSISEGVTGTCMVLVSADSERTMHTYLGITAELTDTQIDFTPLKTAKWLYIEGYLSTSDTARQAVKQARQIARDNNVKIALTLSDPAMVQYARQGLDELLDDGVDLLVCNEQEALMYTQTEQLDDALLKLKTLSNIVVITLGAQGALIAQEEQTFKVSGREVVAVDTNGAGDAFSGSFLYALNANFNLHSAAELAILISSQVVSQFGPRLDVADYVKLLKEFQVDVA from the coding sequence ATGACTACTGTTGACCTTTTTGCCATTGGCAATGCGCTCATTGATCAAGAATTTAAAGTTTCCGATACATTTTTAGCGGAACAAAATTTGCAAAAAGGCACCATGCAACTCACCGATGGTGAAACACAAGCTCAACTTTTTCAAAACTTAAAAAATAGTCAAACCTATAAAGGTCAAGCATCAGGTGGTTCTGCTGCAAACTCCACAGTTGCCTTTAGTGCTTTGGGTGGGTCAGCTTTTTACGCGTGCCGTGTGGGTCATGACGAACTCGGCTCTATTTACCTCAAGGGTTTAAACGATGCAGGTATACATACCTCAACCCAATCCATCAGTGAAGGTGTGACGGGCACCTGCATGGTGTTGGTCAGCGCTGACTCAGAACGTACTATGCATACTTATTTGGGGATTACTGCGGAATTGACCGATACTCAAATCGATTTCACCCCGCTTAAAACAGCAAAATGGTTGTATATCGAAGGCTATCTATCGACCAGTGATACGGCACGTCAAGCGGTGAAACAGGCACGTCAAATTGCACGTGACAATAACGTGAAAATTGCGCTGACGCTGTCAGATCCAGCAATGGTACAGTACGCACGTCAAGGTTTAGATGAACTGCTAGATGATGGCGTAGACCTTTTGGTGTGTAATGAGCAAGAAGCATTGATGTATACCCAAACAGAACAATTGGATGATGCATTGCTTAAGCTCAAAACACTGAGCAATATTGTGGTGATTACTTTGGGTGCACAAGGTGCGTTAATTGCTCAAGAGGAACAAACCTTTAAAGTTTCAGGTCGTGAAGTGGTTGCGGTTGACACCAATGGCGCGGGTGATGCATTTTCAGGATCATTTCTCTATGCATTAAATGCAAATTTCAATTTGCACAGTGCGGCTGAATTGGCTATTTTAATTTCAAGCCAAGTTGTATCACAGTTTGGTCCCCGCCTTGATGTGGCGGATTACGTAAAACTATTAAAAGAATTCCAAGTGGACGTCGCTTAA
- a CDS encoding insulinase family protein → MTVDVTETISHTVHPAFQLVRQHHVAALDILVSEYKHKETDAIHYHLATEHDENVFLVAFRTQPMDSKGEAHILEHTALCGSEKFPVRDPFFLMIRRSLNTFMNAFTAADWTAYPFATQNKKDFQNLLSVYLDAAFAANLNPLDFAQEGIRIELENGEPVYKGIVFNEMKGAMSAPSDQLYHQLAHHLFPKTTYHYNSGGDPKDIPDLTYQELVDFYKSHYHPSNAIFMTFGNQSAYDLQEQFETLALSKFKKGQTLRSVAEHRLSAPIAVTETYAVDAEDLTDKTYHVLSWLLPESSDIKLRLGLRLAEGILLEDSASPLRHYLETCGYAQSTGPIMGLDDSNFEMTFYCGIQGSNAEHAETFKNGVMGILEEVASKPVDPAMVDAILHQIELHQREIGGDGTPYGLSLILNGLGSAIHHNDPVDVWDVDSTIEQIKIELKDPMWLSNLIKTHLIDNPHRVQLTLVPDATKSAKEAEAEKARLAEIGANLTEADKAEIVKQTDALNLRQATPDNLDLLPKVGLEDIPAELAIVQGQLREIISNQMDMPLNLYHAGTNGIYYQQVIIDIPKEILKSPYFNLLSILMGEVGAGQYDYLELQQLQTAVSGGLGMGASLRSQVNDKGQISAFLTLTTKSLADKLDTIELLKLAFEQLRFDEKDRIIELLQQRKTRWASRLSGSGHSYAMQIASRNMSALAERDYHITGLGALNWLSDLVAKIEKDDTAYAQLIEELQSIHRALLRAPKQFLLVCEEHHSDRLVEEIQNVWDKLAIDPKPASITEVHFENSSADQAWLIQANVQFCAAAYPAVDVSHPDAAPLMVLAGYLRNGFLHSAIREKGGAYGGGASYDGNACSFRFYSYRDPRLAETFKDFEASIDWLMNTEQLPHQLEEAILGLVSGMDKPGSPAGEAITACYALLHGRTPAFRKMLRERLLKVNLEDLQRVAKQYLIEQKPTKAVVAPIAKKEILEQLGFEIKQVN, encoded by the coding sequence ATGACAGTAGATGTTACTGAAACCATTTCTCACACCGTTCATCCTGCGTTTCAGTTGGTACGTCAACATCATGTAGCCGCTTTAGATATATTGGTTTCTGAATACAAACACAAAGAGACTGACGCCATTCATTATCATTTGGCTACAGAGCATGACGAAAATGTATTCTTGGTTGCCTTTCGTACCCAGCCCATGGATTCAAAAGGTGAGGCGCATATTTTAGAGCATACCGCTTTATGTGGCTCAGAAAAATTCCCAGTGCGTGACCCATTTTTCCTCATGATTCGCCGTTCGCTCAACACCTTTATGAATGCGTTTACCGCAGCAGATTGGACTGCGTATCCATTTGCAACCCAAAACAAAAAAGATTTCCAAAATTTATTGTCTGTTTATTTAGATGCAGCCTTCGCGGCAAATTTGAATCCACTTGATTTCGCTCAAGAAGGCATTCGTATTGAACTTGAAAATGGCGAGCCTGTGTATAAGGGTATAGTTTTTAATGAAATGAAAGGGGCGATGAGCGCACCTTCAGATCAGTTATACCATCAGCTTGCACATCATTTATTTCCTAAAACCACGTATCACTACAACTCAGGTGGTGATCCAAAAGATATTCCAGATTTAACTTACCAAGAGTTAGTCGATTTCTATAAGTCACATTACCATCCAAGTAATGCCATCTTTATGACCTTTGGTAATCAATCTGCTTATGATCTGCAAGAGCAATTTGAAACTTTAGCACTGTCTAAGTTTAAAAAAGGTCAAACCCTACGTTCTGTTGCAGAACATCGTCTTAGCGCACCAATCGCAGTAACAGAAACCTACGCCGTAGATGCGGAAGATTTAACCGACAAAACCTATCATGTCCTGTCTTGGTTATTGCCCGAATCAAGTGATATCAAACTTCGTCTCGGTTTGCGTTTGGCGGAAGGTATTTTACTTGAAGATTCAGCTTCACCTTTACGTCATTACTTAGAAACCTGTGGTTATGCACAGTCGACCGGTCCAATTATGGGACTCGATGACTCTAATTTTGAAATGACCTTCTACTGTGGCATCCAAGGTTCTAATGCAGAACATGCAGAAACTTTTAAAAATGGTGTGATGGGTATTTTGGAAGAGGTGGCGTCTAAGCCTGTCGACCCTGCCATGGTGGATGCGATTTTACATCAAATTGAATTACATCAACGTGAAATTGGCGGTGATGGTACGCCGTATGGTTTAAGCCTGATTTTAAATGGCTTAGGCAGTGCGATTCATCATAATGATCCAGTCGACGTCTGGGATGTCGATTCCACCATCGAGCAAATCAAAATTGAGCTGAAAGATCCCATGTGGCTTTCAAACTTAATTAAAACGCATTTGATTGATAACCCACATCGTGTGCAATTGACTTTGGTGCCAGATGCAACCAAATCGGCTAAAGAAGCTGAGGCTGAAAAAGCACGTTTGGCAGAGATTGGAGCCAATCTGACAGAGGCTGATAAAGCTGAAATTGTGAAACAAACCGATGCTTTAAATTTACGTCAAGCGACACCTGATAATTTAGATTTATTGCCAAAGGTGGGTTTAGAAGATATTCCTGCTGAGCTTGCAATTGTCCAAGGTCAGCTGCGTGAAATTATTTCTAATCAAATGGATATGCCTTTAAATCTGTACCATGCTGGTACAAATGGTATTTATTATCAACAAGTAATTATTGATATTCCTAAAGAAATTTTGAAATCGCCGTATTTTAACTTATTGTCTATTTTAATGGGTGAAGTAGGTGCGGGTCAGTACGATTACTTAGAGTTGCAACAACTACAAACCGCAGTCAGTGGTGGTTTGGGTATGGGGGCTTCACTACGTAGTCAGGTCAATGATAAAGGTCAGATTAGTGCATTTTTGACTCTAACCACTAAATCATTGGCAGATAAACTCGATACCATTGAGTTATTAAAGCTTGCGTTTGAACAGCTTCGTTTCGATGAAAAAGACCGTATTATTGAGTTATTACAACAACGCAAAACCCGCTGGGCGTCGCGTTTGTCAGGTTCTGGTCACAGTTATGCGATGCAAATCGCATCACGTAATATGAGTGCTTTAGCTGAGCGTGATTATCATATTACGGGTTTAGGCGCATTGAACTGGTTGAGTGACTTGGTTGCTAAAATCGAGAAAGATGACACCGCTTATGCGCAGCTAATCGAAGAGTTACAATCTATCCATCGTGCGTTATTACGTGCACCGAAGCAGTTCTTATTGGTGTGTGAAGAGCATCATTCAGATCGTTTGGTAGAAGAAATCCAAAATGTATGGGATAAATTAGCCATTGATCCAAAACCTGCCAGCATTACTGAGGTTCATTTTGAAAATAGCAGTGCTGACCAAGCATGGTTGATTCAAGCCAATGTTCAATTTTGTGCAGCAGCTTATCCTGCGGTAGATGTATCTCATCCAGATGCCGCACCACTCATGGTGCTTGCAGGTTATTTACGTAATGGTTTCTTACACAGTGCCATTCGTGAGAAAGGCGGAGCTTACGGCGGTGGTGCAAGCTACGACGGCAATGCGTGCTCATTCCGTTTCTATAGCTATCGTGATCCACGCTTAGCTGAAACATTTAAAGACTTTGAAGCCAGTATTGATTGGTTAATGAACACTGAACAATTGCCGCATCAACTTGAAGAAGCGATTCTAGGTTTAGTTTCAGGTATGGATAAACCAGGTTCACCTGCAGGTGAGGCAATTACGGCATGTTATGCCTTGTTGCATGGTCGGACACCGGCATTTAGAAAAATGTTGCGAGAGCGTCTGTTGAAAGTCAATTTGGAAGATTTGCAACGTGTTGCGAAACAGTATTTGATTGAGCAAAAGCCAACCAAGGCTGTGGTTGCACCGATTGCGAAAAAAGAAATATTAGAGCAATTAGGTTTTGAAATAAAACAAGTAAATTAA